The Juglans regia cultivar Chandler chromosome 6, Walnut 2.0, whole genome shotgun sequence genome contains the following window.
TCCACGGGGAGTTAAGAACTTCATCTTGAGATGGTAGGTCGACATGATGGCCCGCAAGCTGTTGAGGGTGTGTACGACGACGGGGGTGCACTGCTTGCAAAGACCAACATTGTGATGGTTCTCGTAGGGTGAACCATACTCCCGGAGAAGCCCCTCAACAGCATGGGGGCTGGGTGCAGCTGAGCAACATCTATTCTCATCCTTGTGAAAGCCTCCTAGAACAAGAGGTCCGTTGAGCTTCTGTTGTCAACGAGGATTCTTTGGGTGGTGAAGTTGGCAAACAACATGGTTACCACCAGTGCATCATCATGGGGGTACAGGACCCCTTCCTTATCAACCTATGCAAATGAGATGACTAGGGTCGACTCACCCATTTAGTGCTTGGTAAGGTGGTACTCTGCCGAGTACACCTCATGGTACTCAACCCACCTAGAGTGCACCTTCTGCTTGAGAAGGAAGTGCCATCGCCTACGAACCCTCCCACTATGGTCTGGATTTTCCTGAGTGGGGGTCCCCCCGCAGTGGTGAGTAGGGGCGATCTTGTTGCGGCCCTCATGCTAGCAATCCTCGGTGTTGTGCGAGGTGGACCAGTGGTATGTGTAGTAATGCCGAGCAATACCTCGGTCATCGTCTTCGAGGGCGGCAGAGGTGTTGAATCGAGGTCCTGGTCCCATCATCAGAGCTTCCTCCCTCCTTTTGTCTTGGGAACTCTTCTTCAGCTTCTCGTGGGCCTTAGCCCTAGCCGGGGCCCTCGCCTTCCTCTCTACTCGCTCCAGCTCCTTTCATCTTGGCTCCACAAGGCTTGAAGAGTGTCCTCAGCGTTGATGAAGTTGTCAGCCTGATCCATGAACTCTCGTAGTGTCACAGGAGTCCTCCTCGCCAGCTTGGCCATGAACCGGGATCATGGCCAAACCCCTCCCAGAAGTGTTGCCAGGGTTATTTTCTCGTCTTGGTCATCAGTGGTCATGCGCTCCTTGTTGAGCCAGGACTGATAGGACTTCATGCTCTCCTCCTTTCCCTGCTTGATGGTGAGGAGTTACGCTACTAGGCCCTGTCTTTTCCTACTCGACATGAACTGGGTCAAAAAAAGTTGGCCCAGCTGGCCAAGGCTGTCTACAGATCTAGGCGCCAGAGACTTGAACCACACTCATGCTGGCCCCTTCAGGGTTAGCAGGAACACCCTGCATGCCACCTCACTTGGGAAGTCATGCAAATTCATGTGAGTCCTGAAGGTTTCCAGGTGCTCAGGGGGATCCCTATCTCCATCATACATCTTCATGGTTTGGACCTTGAACTTTGGTGGTAAGGGCATGACCATCACCTCCTTCGTGTAGGGTAGACCAGTGCTCGTGAGCAGTTGGTCCATCGACAACGATGTGCCCACCTTCCTTGCAATCTCTTCGTACTTTCCTTTAAGATTGTGGAGCTCATCCTGCatgttcttcctctcctccctaATTGCTCCAACTCCTGATTCCGAGATCCCATGTGCTCGCTATCTCTAGGTTCCGTCTCCTCGTCCTCCCTTCGTTTAGGCTTTCTGAGCTACTCATTCTCTTTGTGAAGCGTTTGCACCTCGTCGGTCAGTTCTTCCACAGTTTTCAACTTTGCCTCCATGGCTTCCTTTGCTTCTCTTTTAAGCTGTTTGGAACTGGTTGTCGCAGGCATACGAAGTACAGGTAAGATCTATAACAATCTCACAGACGGCACCActgttaacgtcatgtttcgtACGCCTTTCGGCCAAGTTCCAGCAACTTAGTTCTTCCGAACTGGGCCTGCGAAAATAGAGAGGAAGGCAACTGGGAGATGGTGACCTTGGAGCTGAGGAGTCTCTGATGCCCAAGTCAGTAAATtttcttggaagtttgtaaataagtgagagagtttatggatcagagagagtttctCGTACCTgagagttgctatttatactaggagtttttttggggggagggaCAGATTGTGTTTGCCCCCATGGAGTCCGTGTCCTTTGTATTGTTCCTTTTGTCAATGTACTTTAATACGGTGTGGCTCTACGACAGTGCCATTAATGTGGCTGTAGCATGGGCAACGGTGCCATTAATGCAACGTGATTTCCCGATTTTCCTAATCCTACTGGCTTCCTTGGTGGTCTGTCGATGCTTTCCATGCTAGAGGATTGAGGATCCCCCATACTTTCTGCCCATTACGCGAATAAGCACTCAAGGGCTGGATGGTGTTTGAGGGGTCTCCAGGTCGGCGAGTCTTATCCCCTTGTAATACACTCCTTCATGGAAGTTTCGTCCAGAGAAGTCTACCCTCGGGTTGGGCTAAAAGGTCTACTTGTACTGGGTTGAGCCTTTGCCTCTTATCCTTTAGTTGCCCTTCTCGGTCCCACTAAaacaaatggagaaaaaaatctcttataattattattttaaaatttaaaaaaattaaactgtttattatattttatgtaagaatttaaaaaaattataataataatataagatgagataaaacattaATTACAGCTCGATAATCCATATTAaccttagggcaggtttgggggtgggatgagacacaaaattcttatcttatcattacacttttttcaaattttcatacaaaatattataaacaagtcaaccttttcaaatcacaattcaattttttcaaattctaaaataataataatactaaaatataatattttaaatactaaaataaaacacaaaattctccacTAATCTTTCAAAACTGCCCTTAGTGTAGCCCTTCACTGGACGCACGGTCACggccaatctctctctctctctcgaaagTTCTTATTTTGAAGAGGCTCTGTTCGCCCGGTTCAAATCCTTTCCGTTGATTTCAATTCCACTTCgctaaaattcaataatgtCCGACTCAGAGATCACCCCCGCATCACCCCCGCCTGCGGTGGAGATGGAGGCTCAACCGCAGGAAAAGCCCCACCAAGAGCCCAGCAAGAAGCCGAGGAACAACAGCCTCACATTCAGCATTTGGCCCCCTACGGAGCGTACCCGGGAGGCCGTGGTGAACCGCCTGATCGACACGCTGTCCACTGTCTCCGTTCTCTCGAAGCGCTACGGCACCCTGCCCCACGACGAGGCCGCTGCTGTCGCCCGCATCATCGAGGACGAGGCGTTTTCCGCCGcatccgcctccgcctccgcagATGACGATGGTATCGAGATCCTCCAGGTGTACTCCAGGGAGATCAGCAGCCGCATGCTGGAGACCGTCAAGAGCCGTGGCACTTCGGGATCTACCGCCGACACTGCGCTGCAGACTTCGATTCCGTCCGTGGTGCCCGCCACCACAGATGAGACTGAATCTTGATCT
Protein-coding sequences here:
- the LOC108994272 gene encoding MFP1 attachment factor 1; this encodes MSDSEITPASPPPAVEMEAQPQEKPHQEPSKKPRNNSLTFSIWPPTERTREAVVNRLIDTLSTVSVLSKRYGTLPHDEAAAVARIIEDEAFSAASASASADDDGIEILQVYSREISSRMLETVKSRGTSGSTADTALQTSIPSVVPATTDETES